The genomic stretch cacaatagggcttgattttgtaattttttaaaccttatttaatggcaagttttatgtttaatttaatttgcaatatgatttgaattgaacatataaatatcctttagtataataaggagtagataccattcttaattattaagaataatcgagacggattatccacaatacgttatactataaatatgttcctagccatagagttcctaacttggataattagtaactcgcaaaggccggcacatcatcttcctccttgttcggtataagataccgaaagacaagattggtgggtctcgtaccaccCTGTATAAGATACATaaggaagacgagtgggtgctcgttataggaacgagttcactgaacgggactattaatattgaatcacataggttttatctcacgggtcaatgattcaatattaactacgaatttgcattagtccttagacctgagatgacatggatatctgtgtgttagtggattaggatatcagcgatattatatggctgtcctaatcagggatagccgtatgtatctatgtgcctagttcagtgacatacaaggtatgtgtgcatcagacatggaatctatcatctcgggatatacgaggaggatatcctatgcaaTCCAGTAgtcacttgatgataaatccttggccaaggtaatatgacgacggaatttgAATTtcgtagaggttgtgtcatattagtcaagtgtgattattggatttggtcatacgacgagatcgagagatttgacttgctgaccgtgatctcatatctcgtcgggatatagtatgatagaagGATTGTATTGTAGGGcaccgtagtgtaaggttcacgttcccgcttcacattaaattgggtaatcatgacatattgctagatttcactcgtgatttacgagaattaataactaattaattctcgttgccaatttaattgtgaacccagaaagtcccactcaatagaaatcgttttaaaagaaaaaagggggcaaatttagtaattatggaattactaaattataagtgcaattatttaagaaataagaacaattaaataagtaatatgattatttatttaattattttggattgggctttttgtTAGCACCCAAAGTCCGGCCCAATTagcacttagggttttagggtttcttgtctataaatataacattaaacccagaaTCCGATCAATCAATTCGTTGGATCAAaaacgaaaattttagagaaaattttcgtgtccctttttctctcaagtctatttaAGTCTTGACGGTTTCGGGTGGACCAACTCGGCATCTCAcacgtgggagatatcaggcaggttatcaactacaaaatcagatttcgtttcgaggtaacttttcgcttttgtgtcttcgatttaaccataagatttgaaaaacgtaataccaataaaatcagattttattttccgctgcgtatgatcCGATCATGTTTTCTAACAGTTGCTGCATCTGCCATCTTCTTACATGGAAGAAAATACGCCATATTTGAAAATctgtcaaccactacaaaaataGAATTCATACCTCGTTGAGTTCATGGTAAACCCAACACGAAGTCTAcagacaaatcttcccaaatagcgTTGGGAATAGGCAATGGCATGTAGAGACAGACATTAGAAGATTGCCCCTTAGTTGTTTGACATACATAACATTTGgccacaataatagaaatatCTCTCTCCACTCTATGCCAATAATACCTGTCCATAACAGCCTTAAGAGTCTTATCTCTGCCAAGATACCCTGCTAAACCACCACCATGTAaatcccgaataattttctcacgaaaGGATGTACAAGGAATACATAGCTGATTTCCCTTCATGGgaaacccatcatgcacataaAAATCTCCCGACAGTTGCTGAGATATGCATTGTGCCCACATGTGCTTGAAATTATCATCGTTAGAGTTTTGATCAAATTCAATGATCTCAACACTAAGAGTTttgatcaaatccacacgcctactcaaagcatccTCTACTCGATTATGCTGTCTTAACTTATGCacaattttaaattagaatttatcaacaaaagcagaccatctagcatgcatattACTCCTCAACTGCCTTTGACTACTCAAATACTTAAGAGCTTAGTGATCCGTATAAAGAACAAACTCTTTagcaatcaagtaatgttctCATGTTTTAAGAGCCCTCACAactgcataaaactccttattATAAGTAGACTACTTTCTTCTGGCTTCACACAATTTCTCGCTAAAGaatgcaattggtctcttctTTTGGGACAACACAACACTtatacccactccactcgcatcacactcaacctcaaacaatttgtcaaaaCTTGGCAATGCCAAGACAGGAGCAGTACATAACTTTTCTTTTATCAAGGCGAAACTctgctcttgttcttcacccTAATggaattttcctttctttaaacacttagtaattggagccacaataTTACTAAAGTGCTTAATAAACCGTctatagaaagttgctaacTCGTGGAAACTCCTCACATCACTCACATTTTTAGGGGTTGGCCCCTCTTTAATAGCTCTCACTTTCTCCTCATGTACCGTTATCCCATCTTTACTTACAACAAAACCCAAGAACAACAAactctcactcataaaagtacacttcttcaaattaacataaagtttgttttcccttaACACAGTCAACACCTCTTTAATATGCCCAACATACTCATTAATAGACTtactatatatcaaaatatcatcaaaatacaccgcaacaaatttaccaatgaaagggCGTAGTACCCAATTCATTAGTCTTAgaaagtgcttggtgcattggttagtacaaagggcatgactaaccatTCAAACAACCCATCCCTCGTCTTGAAAgttgtcttccactcatctccagAATGgattctgatttgatgataaccacttctaagaTCAATCTTAGTAAAAACCATCGTCCCATCAAGTTGATTGAGCATGTTATCGAGtctaggaattggaaatttgtacccAGTAGTAATCTTGTTAATTGCTCTactgtcaacacacatcctccaactcccatctttctttggtgtcaataatgccAGCAttgcacatggactcatgctagcCTGAATATCCCTTATCATCCCTCAACTCGAAAAATCTTTGTTTCAAAAGATGTGACTTTTGTTGAGTCACAACCTTCTTTGGTCATTCTAATCTTGGTCATCAGGGGGAGCATCATAGGATTGAAGACTAAGTTGCTGACCCTAATCTTCCTAGCTTAGATCTTGACCTTGACCTTCTTTCCCTAACACTAGCAGATTCTAATAATCCTACTCCTAACCCTGTTTTGCCTACTGATTTAGTCTCCTTATCTCCTCATGATCACTCCCTTGTTGTTCCAAATAATTATTAGAACCCTAAGCAAGTCAGTCAACccgaatcatcatcatcatctccagTAAGTTTCAAGGGCTCTCCTTTTGTGTACCATAGTAAACAAGTTCATGCCTCATTCTCAGCATGAAACAACATTTGATTCCCAGCCAGATCCTGAGAAGGTTTGTTCCCTTAAGCCTGTCCATTTCTCTTCTACTGATTTGGATATTCCTATTGCCATTAGAAAAGGTGTTAGGCGATGCACTCAGCATCCCCTAGTCAATTATCTCTCTTACCACAGGCTGTCCCCAAGACACGGAAGTTTTTTGACTGCTCTAGACACCATTGTTATTCTTAATTTGATGGAAGAGGCTTTAAAGGATAAAAAATGGGAGCTAGCCATGCAAGGGGAGATGAgggcattaaagaaaaataacacatgGGACTTGGTTCCTAAGCCAAATGGAGTGGTTCCAGTGGACTGCAGGTGGGTTTTTAACCTAAAATACAATGCAGATAGTTCATTGGAGAGGTATGAGTCTTGATTGGTGGCCAAAGGCTACACCTAGACATATGGGATTGATTGCTTTGAGACTTTTGCTCTAGTGGCCAAGATGAGCATGGTAAGAATTCTCTTGTCCTTAGTAGCTCACTATGGATGCCAGCTACACCAACTAGATGTGAATAATGCATTTCTTCAtagtgatttagaagaagaggtCTTCATGGAGCAACCACCAGGATTTaaggaaaaggaaatgaggTGTGTAGACTTAAAAAGGCCTTATATGGTCTCAAGCAGtcaccaagagcatggtttgatAGATTCTCTAAAGCAATGAAGTACATGGGGTATCAATAGAGTAGAGGAGACCATACTCTCTTTTTCAAGCACTCAGGGGAGGAAAAAGTGACTGCGTTACtggtttatgtggatgacatcattGTGACAGAGAATGATATGGATGAACAGTAAGATCTAAGAAGCAAGTTGGCCTAAAATTTTGTATCAAAAATTGGAAGTACTtaaatatttcttgggaatagagGTAAGCTACTCTAAAGAAGGTATATTTCTATCCCAGCGTAAGTATGTATTGGACCTTTTGAAGGAGACATGTTTACTGGAAAGCAAAGGAGTATGCACTCCAGTAGAGCCTCATGTGAAATTGGGAGAAGACACCGATAGTCCACCAGTAGATAAAGGCATATATCAGAAGTTAATAGGGCATTTGATTTACTTATCACATATTAGGCCAGACATAGCCTATGCAGTGAGCttagtaagtcaatttatgcattgtcCAACTGAGAGTCATATGCAAGCTGTAAGAAAAATATTGTGCTACTTGAAAACTACCCCGGATAAAAGAATCCTATTTAAAGCAGGAGGTTCTTTGGATATACAAGGGTATAACTGATAGGAGATCTATTACAGGGTATTGCATGTTTTTGGGAGGGAGCAGAGCATAGTGGCGAGATCAAGTGTTGAAGCTGAGTTTAGAGCTATGGCACTCGGTCTATGTGATAATATGGATGAGAATTGtgctagaagatttgaagattgcTATCAAAGAACCAATCAGGTTATTTTGTGACAACCAATCGACCATAAGCATTGCACATAATCCTGTATAGCATGACCTAcactttataaaagaaaagcttGAAAAATGTATAATTCAAATTCCCTATATTCCTTTTGAGCAACAGGTGGCAAATTGTTTGACAAAAGGATTGGTGATTAAAAGATTTGAAGACCTAAtatgcaagctgggaatgatagatattcattcaccagcttgaggtgTTGGCGTGAAAGGATTCTCgggaaaggaaaggagaggAGGCAACAGTGCAGTctttagaatattttatttttggtcttGATTAGATTAGTTTCTTAAAGCAGATTAAGAATCTTTCCTAATTCTTTGTGTTATAATCTTTCCTAAATGTGTTGTAATCTTTCTCATTGTAAACTTCCTATAAATGTATATTTTAACCCTATAACTAAGGCTGCATATAAATGAATTAATAAGCTTTTTTGTTCAAATCTTCAGTTACTCATCCTCATACCCCTATGCCTAGGTTAGAGATCCCAATCTTTGAAGGGGACAAGCCTAAATGGTGGATTCGACAGTGTGGGAGATTCTTCCATCACTATTAGGTGGCTAAGAATCAGAGGGTGAACTTGGTGGTAGCATATCTCAATGATATAGCTGACGCCTAGTTCCAAGGTTGGAGTTGGACAAGGAATGTATGTAGATGCCAGGAGTTTGCAGAGGATTTCTGTTAGCAGTTTGGAGAAAGATCTATGGCAGATGTTGTTGAAAAATTTAACAAGCTGAAACAAGAAGGTTCCGTGATGGAGTACCAAGTGcggtttgaggagttgaagtcacTCATGTTAAATTCCCATCCAACCCTAACTGAGGCTTTTTTTGTATCACGTTTAATTAGTGGGTTGAATGAAGAATTATGGCCTACAGTGAAGATGATGCACCCTATCACTGTAAAACAGGCTGCGGAGAAGGCCAGGCTGCAACAGCTGGCACTGGAGGCTATATTTAGGAAGCACAAGCTGTAGCCGAAAGCATATcctaggggtgttcaaaaaaaccggTGCACCGCAGAAACcgaccaaaccaaaccgaaccgatcgatttttttattttttttgcagtCCAAAATGGTTTGGTGGTTGTACAAACTGCACGGTTTGCGGTTTGTATGGTTGACAGTTTAGTTTAAAACCAAAtcgcccaagaaaatataaaaaaaaaataaaaaatatattattataaaaattacccCAACAACCCCtacaacccttattattataaaaatcaccttatatttttataataatatataacaagtttataataatatataactattataattgccaacaaattataatagtttataataatatataattattctttctaatatttttataatatattatatgttgtcaatagttattttcaaactGCAGTAAactgcaccaaaccagaccgcaaatacggtgcggtttggccgcaCCCAAACCAGACCCGATCTGGTTTGATCAGAAAACCACACTAGCGGTTTGGCTTGCTAAAAATGGTTCAgaccggccaaaccgcaccgtgCACAGCCCTAGCATATCCTGTGAGCAGCCAGTCAATTGGAGGAAGTTTAAAAGCTGCCAACCCCGTAGTTTAGAGGACCTTAATTCCTAAAGCCTTACCAAGCCCAGCCCTGCTTAAACCCCAATTAATGGAGCAGAAAAGGCAGCTTGGGCTATGCTTTAGGTGTGGGGAAAAATATAGCCCTGGTCATCAATGTAAGAGGCAGCTGTTGCAAATGGAGGGGTTAGAAGAAGTGGAAGGAGAGGAAAAAACAGTTGCTGGTGAAATGGAAAATGTAAAGGAAGGGACAGCAGGGGAGGAAGATGGAGAAATCTCCCTACATGCCTTGCAAGGCTGTCCATCGGGGAAGATAATTAAGGTAAAGGGGAATTATGGGAAGAGGAGATTGATGATTTTGAGACAGTGGCAGCACCcacagcttcttggatgaaaCCACTGCCATGGAACTGCAATGCCCCACATTGGCCACATTCCCCTTATTACTTACAGTGGCCAATGGCAACAAGATGATTATTAGATTTAAGTGTCAAAACTTTCAATGAAAGATGCAAGGGCAGGAGTTCACAGCCCTGATCTATTTAAACAGCTCCCTAGGCTAGTTCAGCTGTgaaattgtcacgaccctaggggcaATAGAGGGGTACTATTATAATTGAGCTACATATTGTTTGTAATTCTgttaggtgcacatggctgcTGCTATTTTCGTTTGTGCTTTCAATTACAATAACTGAAGAGCAGCCAGCCTCTTGTAAGAGGATGGGGATTCATGCAAATGATAATTGAGTTTTTTCCCTCCACTTTTCTGTTCTCTCCCTGCCTCTCGAACCCTCTGTTCTTCCCCAATTCTTGCTGATCTCCTTCTCTCAGTCTAACTCtccctcaattttctctctaattctcaagttctaccctaaATAGCCACTGTCAGATCTTCGGATCGAACACATTCCAAGGCTAAGGAAGAGGTAGACATATTAGAGGTCACGGATGACAATGGTAGTTCGATATAGTGAAGAAAGAACTACAATGGATGTAACTTTCATGCATCCTCTTATTAAGAGAACAAATCACTCGGAAAATGATTGCTGGAACAAATTTTATCTATTCAAGATAAAGGTACCTCCAATGTTACAATTGGACGAAATATGACCACATTGCAGGGAAGTGTGACTAAAAGGAAGAACAAGCGAAGTTTCTGGAAGAAAAAAAGACAAGTGGCAATAATTTGTTTGTTGCCTTTTTATCAACTCATCATAACATTTGTGGTGAGATTTGGTATTTTGGCTACGGCTGTAGCAACCTGATGGACTTAGATCTAGGCACTTGTGATTTATGGGAACATCTAATCAAGTGAtaaatattatgaaattaatatgttggtgattttattatatttccaAATTAATCCAcccattttcttaatttttaattattttgtttttctaaatagggtttgttGACACCCTATATAAACATCCCTTGATGTATCTCAGAAGATGGGATCAGATTGATTATTTAACTCGAAAGCAAGGTTGAGGTTTCTTCTTAGTCTTCAGGGTTTGAGATTCATTCTCAGATTTCATTTCAGTCTTTTGCGATCTTGTTCTACTTTAATTGGTAGCAGTACATCTTTCAATTCTTATGCACTTGTTTCGGTAAGTTTTCTATTTCATTGTGTTGTAGCCACCAAACCACTTTCACTTCGCTATTTTGCTCGACCAAACCCTAAGCCCTAACTTGTCTCTCATATCCTCTTATTTCTTTACCATTTTTGCCATCCAGCTGCAAATCCATGGTCTAATCTTTGAGAAACTGCAAAAAGTTCACGCAGATTAAGGTAATTTTGCTTCTCACTCTTGTATGTTTGTTCTACTTGATCTGATGtgtagatgatgatgatttgcTCTTTTCTCGTATGGATTTTAGCTGATTTTTTACTTCCATCTCAAGGATGTTTCATGCATGTGTGCCTCTTCTGCAATTGACCATGTCCTGTATTTTCACTTTGACTGTTTGGATTCTTTTTTACTCCCTGTTTGGTTGAAGAGGAAATTTTTTGGagtgaaagaaattgaaatgtTGCTTCCTTTTATTGCTCATTTCTGTTGTTGGTTTCATTTCTGTTCTTCAACTGTGAAGAACATTTCGTTTTGGGAATTTATCAGGTAGGAGGGTTCAATATCGATGAAGAGTCACTTAACTTGTTGcaatcttttgtttgttggAGGTCAATGATTTCGCCTTTGGTAGCTAGTTAAGCTTTTCTgctattcaattttttaagtCTGTTAAACTTGACAGAGAGCGCTATGGATCCCAGTTCAGGAGAGGATATGGACATAAGTGAGTCTGAAATTGAAGACTATGAAGTGAAAGAGTATGAAGCGCTGAAAGGTGGAAGGCATCAGGTCAAAGTATCTGATGAGGCCTTCACTTGCCCTTACTGTCCAAAGAAACAAAATCAGGACTTTCTGTTTAAGGAACTCTTACAGCATGCTATTGGAGAAGGGACGTGTACTTCAAAGAAGCAGACTGCAAGGTATCGGGCAAATCATCTAGCATTGGCAAAATACATGGAAAAGGACATAGGAGCAGTTGCCAGTCCATCAGAACCTGTGGCTGTGGAGCCTGATGCCCTTGCAAATTGTGACTATGAAGAGATGTTTGTGTGGCCGTGGACTGGAATCGTTGTTAACATCCCGACTCAATGGATGGATGGACGTTATGTGGGGGAAAGTGGTTCCAAGCTTAAGGACCAGTTGATAAGGAGAGGGTTCAATCCAATTAGAGTTCGTCCACTCTGGAATTATCGTGGTCACTCGGGCACTGCTATTGTGGAATTTAACAAGGACTGGTCTGGTTTCAACAATGCTATGTCATTTGAGAAGGCCTATGTGACAGATCATCGTGGGAAAAAGAACTGGAATGCCTCTAAAGACCAAGGAACTGATCTGTATGCTTGGGTTGCCCGTGCTGATGACTACAATTCTAACAGCATTATTGGGGATGATCTTCGCAAGATTGGAGACCTTCGAACTATCTCTGATATCATGGCAGAGGAGGATAGGAAAGCAAGTAAACTTGTATCCAATTTGACAAATTTGATTGAGGTAAAAAATAAGCACTTGGTAGAGATGGAGAGAAAATTCTCCGAGACTTCAAATTGCCTTAACAAGTTAATTGAGGAGAAAGACAGGCTTCATCAATCTTATAATGAAGGTGAATCTTGCTTATTGCTTGTTATTTTCTCCTTCCTTTTGTTGGATTGAGGAACTTTCATACAGTATACTTGTGGTTATATCAGAATTTAAGTTGTTCAATTTCTATGCCATAACAAATTTGTGACCATAGGTAGCTGTTATCTAGAAGACCAGATCCATGATAATAGCCGGAGGGCGGTTGTTTATCTTACTTTTGATTGTAATATAGTGCTCGCAGCAATGAttgcttttctcttttttttttgggattaaTCAGAGATAAAAAAGATTCAAATGAGTGCAAGAGAGCACTTCCAGAAGATCTTTAACGACCATGAAAAGCTCAAGTCGCAACTGGACTCTCGAAAGGAGGAGCTTGAACTTCGAAGAAAAGAATTGGAGAAGCGTGAGGCCCAGaat from Diospyros lotus cultivar Yz01 chromosome 9, ASM1463336v1, whole genome shotgun sequence encodes the following:
- the LOC127809687 gene encoding protein INVOLVED IN DE NOVO 2-like, encoding MDPSSGEDMDISESEIEDYEVKEYEALKGGRHQVKVSDEAFTCPYCPKKQNQDFLFKELLQHAIGEGTCTSKKQTARYRANHLALAKYMEKDIGAVASPSEPVAVEPDALANCDYEEMFVWPWTGIVVNIPTQWMDGRYVGESGSKLKDQLIRRGFNPIRVRPLWNYRGHSGTAIVEFNKDWSGFNNAMSFEKAYVTDHRGKKNWNASKDQGTDLYAWVARADDYNSNSIIGDDLRKIGDLRTISDIMAEEDRKASKLVSNLTNLIEVKNKHLVEMERKFSETSNCLNKLIEEKDRLHQSYNEEIKKIQMSAREHFQKIFNDHEKLKSQLDSRKEELELRRKELEKREAQNENERKRLSEELEKNALKNSSLQMAATEQMKADANVLKLAEDQKRQKEELHKKIIELEKKLDAKQALELEIEQLRGKLNVGKHMGDAGDLEVLVKLQELQKILREKERDLEDMDALHQTLIVRERKSNDELQDARKELINGLKEMPRHGDVGVKRMGELDNRPFYEAAKRKYNAAEAEVRAVEICSLWEEYIRDSNWHPFKVILVDGEAQEIIDEEDERLKGLKNEFGDEVYDAIVMALKEMNECNPSGRYVVPELWNYAQGRRARLTEGLVVLREMFKRRNLIA